The stretch of DNA CTGTATTACCCTGCTGTTGCGCTGTTGGCAACGTGGACATTACTCCGACGACAACGGCTGTGCCCTGTTATGTTCGCGGTCACAAAGGTCGGGGTTTTATGATGGCGGTCGATCGCGAATCCTGTCGGCAGCAGAGTCGTTTCGGCGTTCCGGGTGTACAGCAGTTTCGAAAGTTCCCGTGCCGGTGATTGATAAGAAATCGGTAAGGCGGGTATCAGCACAGCATAAGACAGAAGTCTCAGCAACTGCAGGCGGGAACATTTACACTCGTGAAAACGGCCAGTGCAAACTAAAGTCGATTCGCCGCAGTGCTACATCCAGTACCAACAGTCCCATGGCCGTTGTCAGCAGCCATGGCCACAAAGCCGTTGGTCGTGTAACACGGCGACTATCACCGACGAACGCAGCTTCAGTCGATGGATTGTATGTACCTCCGGAATGTCGGGCGATGTTCTTTAACAGTGATTCATTGGTGGGGCGAATGCGAAGTTCGTCACTGTATCCCACGGTAAGTCCTCTCGATTGCCGATATACGACCTGATCATGTTTCTTCACCGCCATTTCCATGTGATACGCACCTGACGGTCCGGTTGGGAATGTTGTGGCATACCGTCCCGGGGCGTCCTGTGGCAGCACCAAACGACTCCTGTGCAGCAGTGGATCGATGATCGTGAGTTCAACCTGGGCGTCATTCACGAAACGGCCGATGTCGTCCGTCGCGTCCAGTGTCAAACGGACATCCCGACCTCGGCGCTCAATTTCCACTGCGATCCCGCGATCATCACCTTTGCGCATTACCTGGCGAACGACCTGCGTCCAAAATTTGGAAAATCCAGGCCATGTGACCCATTCGGCGGCCCAGCGGTTCTTGGCGTCAGATGTAAACGCAGCCGACATGCCAAGACCATAACGCCACCACGACAGAAGCGGGTCACGGGTTTCTGTTGCCAAAATCACTTCACTTGTGGGTTTAGGGCGAGTGACTACATAGCCGAGCAAAAATGGAGCAGCGTCCATGTCGAGATCCTTCAATGCATGTGTCGCTCTAATCACCAGGGGCAGAAACGGCTGTTCGTCAATAGCCGATTTTCCGGCTGTAACCGTTTCTTTTGCGAAAATCTGAGGGACCTGTTCGGGATCTGCAGTGAAATAGTACCGCCCTTTTCCGATTCGGGCGATTGCTTCCAGCAGCTGCGTATCCGCACCGTCACCAACAGCGACCGTTGAAAGAGTGATCCTGGCAGAAACCATCGTCTGCGCAATTCCTTCAAAATCACCGGGAGATGAAACACCATCTGTCAGCAGAATGACGTGCTTAAGTTTGGCGGAAGTTGACTGGAGCATTTCATACGCCGTCTCCATGGCCGGATGCATGGAGGTTCCGCCACCCGCATTGATCCGTGCAATGTTGCGGTCAATGGTGCTTTTCGCGGACGCGGACTGCATTTTGCTGATGACAAACGTTTCGCCATCGAATGCCAGTACTGCCACCTGGTCGCGAAGACCCAGGAGTTCCACAGCACTGCGTGCCGCTGACTTTGCCATTTCGATTTTCTCACCGCTCATCGATCCTGATTTGTCGATCGACAGCACCATTGCCAGCGACGGTTTCTCTTTTTCTTTCTCGAAATCGCTGCGTACAGGAAGGATCTCTTCGATGGTACTCTTGTAGTATCCGCCCAGTCCAAACGACTGTTCGCCTCCGAGCATGATAAAACCACCGCCGAGTTCCTGAACAAATGTGCGGACGATCTGCATTTGTTTTTGAGTCAGTGATGTTGCCGGTACATTTGACAGGATTAGTAATTCGTAATTTTGAAGATCGGACAATGAATCCGGCATTCCCTGTGGCGGCCGGACATCGGTCCGAATGCCTTCATCTTCCAGTCCGTAAGCGAGCTCACGAATGAGATTTGGATCGCTTTCGATGATCAGTATGCGGGGGTTTCCGGCAGCGTATACGAGGCCGAAATCACTGTTGTTGTCCAGTAGTGTGTCCTGTCCAAGTTCCGAAATCCGCACTGTGAAGTCGGCCAGCCGCTCCCGGTCCACTGACTGCCGGAACCGGAAAGAATTTTCACCCGCTTTAATGGATCTTCGTTCACTCACAACTTTGTGGTCGGCCTGGTAGACCTCAATCAGGCCTTCATCGTCGTGATTGGAATGAATGATTACCTCCACAAAAAACGGTTCGCCCTGTCGAACTTCGGCCGGAACACGGACTTCAGACACCAGGACTTCCTGTTCACGGCGTGTCGGCAGCGGATAGACGTCAATTGGAATACCGCATTGAATTGACGCGGACACAGCATCGCCAAGAGTCTGGTTGCCTTCGCTGAGCAAGACGAGTTTGGGTACGTATCCAGGCGGTATGTGTGCGGCCGCGGCTTCTATCGCGGCAGCAATGTTGGTGCCGGCGTTCGGCGATACCTGCTTTGGGGGAACCGCCAAAGCCTTCACGGCAGGCCGAGCGGAATCGTCCTTCTGAATTCTGTGATCATGACTGTCTGCAACGGGTGCCCCGCTGTTTTTTGAACGGGTCAATGCCGTCGAAGGAACGGCTGATGTGACCTGCGGTCGAAACTCCCTGACGACGTCCGGGATTTCTGTGAACTCCAGAAATCCGACTCGATGACTTCCCTGATGCTGCAGCGCTTCGTCAAGTTTTGTCTCGACTGTGGACGCAGCTTCTTTACCTATGCTGAGACTGCGATCAATTATGAACAGAACATATTGGCGCTGAGTTTCGAGCAGCAATGTGAGTCCGGCGAGAGAAAGGACAATCAGCAGGACGATGAGGCTGCGAACCACCGTCGATACGATACGCTGTTTCTTCGGAAAGCTGCTGAGACCGTGGACAAAGATGGCCACCAGTATCGGCAGACAAACTACCAGAAGCGCGAGTGCCCAGGGTCGTATGAGTTCAAGGCTCAATCGGTGAACCTCCGATTATACAGGAACCATTCCGTCAGCGCCAGCGCACCAGCCAGTGCCGCCAGATAGAACCACACAGGTCGTGTCAGCCCGCCGACAGCGATTGTCCCGTTGTGATTGACAGCCTTCAAATGTTCAGCCGGTCGCAGGTCGGATTCGCGCGCATTCGACAGATTGACTGCAACGGTTTTCAGCAGTATATCTTTGGCCCGAGGACTGTTCCCTGCTGCACCGGCTGTGTTGGTCGGTGGCGCCACTATTCTGTACAGTCCGGCTTTATTCAGGGGGCCAATGACGGTTTCGAGATTCGAGGACTCTGTGTCGGCCCTGCGTGCCGGTGTCGCGGCGATCGCTGTTCGATCTCCGTCCGGATCAATCAGTTCCAGTTGACGTTTCGGATGTCCGGCCGGTTCACCAGTTGTGGCCTTCTGTATTGAGACGCGTGTCACGTCACCGGTGGCCGGTGTCTGAGTCAACTCACCGCTGGTTCCGGTGAACCAGCTCAAAGCATTACTAACCATGATCGGAAACGCTGTACGAAATGCCAGATCACTTTGTTCCAGATTTGTGGTCAGCAGCAGACAACGACCACTGTCTCGATGCAATTCCACATAGACCGGGTCACCCAAGTCAGTACCTGCCAGCAGATGGCTCGAGCCCACAGCCGTAACTTTGCGTGCCTGAGGCATCAGTACGTTGTCCAGACGCACATGTCTCATCAGTGCAGAGGCTGTGTCCTGTCTGGTAATAATTGGATCGGTCAGTGATTCTCCCAGTGTCCACAGATCTGTGCTTTGTACAGGGTCAATGACAAGCACATCACCCGAAGGGACATTCGACGGAGTCAGTTGATGCAGTACGAGGAGTGTGTTCTGAGGCCACTCGGCGGGGAGTTTCTTAGCGACTTCGATCTCCACCAGCGGGCTGGCTTCGAAGACTTTCTGCAGAAACAGGTTTCCCGGAGATACAATCAGCACCTTCTGTACCTTACGGTTAGGAAGAAGTGCCCGGGCTCTGTCATCGATTGATATACCGTTGAGCGATCGTGTCGGCATCGTCGGTTTACCTTGCATTGATCGGCCGGATTTTCTGATTTCTGTCAGTCGGCCGGACAACAGGCCGCCTTCCAGCGATGTTTTTTGGATTGACCGTGTCCAAAGTTCGTTCGGTTTCAGATTTAGGGGCAGAATGTCGACCGGTAATCCATCCAGTTCCAGTTCCAGTCGACACTCGATTGCGACATCTGATGAATTTCGGACCTGTGACAGAATTTCGTAACCAAGCGGATCACTGATACTCCGGCGAACCTGAAACTGTGTAATGCCGATGTTCGAAGCATCCGTTGCGAAAAGATGGAATTGAATCTCCGGTTTGCTGTGAACAGCAGTCCGTCGGAACCTGTGCGAAT from Fuerstiella sp. encodes:
- a CDS encoding VWA domain-containing protein, with the translated sequence MSTGVSAALFWLVFAVPIIALYFLKVRLRRIPVSTNLFWKQIYEEKPPRSLWQSFRHLLSLLLQLLLLLLLALAVADPDLPWQQTEPRRQVLVIDRSASMHAADVKPTRFAAALSDARNRVNGLRAYDEMAIVTAGVRPEVLVGMCRHLPTLHRALDRLVPLTGPTELKPAVDLAIQLTGEHPRGRIIVLTDGCTAAPETEVFDTKNTEEDSHRFRRTAVHSKPEIQFHLFATDASNIGITQFQVRRSISDPLGYEILSQVRNSSDVAIECRLELELDGLPVDILPLNLKPNELWTRSIQKTSLEGGLLSGRLTEIRKSGRSMQGKPTMPTRSLNGISIDDRARALLPNRKVQKVLIVSPGNLFLQKVFEASPLVEIEVAKKLPAEWPQNTLLVLHQLTPSNVPSGDVLVIDPVQSTDLWTLGESLTDPIITRQDTASALMRHVRLDNVLMPQARKVTAVGSSHLLAGTDLGDPVYVELHRDSGRCLLLTTNLEQSDLAFRTAFPIMVSNALSWFTGTSGELTQTPATGDVTRVSIQKATTGEPAGHPKRQLELIDPDGDRTAIAATPARRADTESSNLETVIGPLNKAGLYRIVAPPTNTAGAAGNSPRAKDILLKTVAVNLSNARESDLRPAEHLKAVNHNGTIAVGGLTRPVWFYLAALAGALALTEWFLYNRRFTD
- a CDS encoding VWA domain-containing protein; this encodes MSLELIRPWALALLVVCLPILVAIFVHGLSSFPKKQRIVSTVVRSLIVLLIVLSLAGLTLLLETQRQYVLFIIDRSLSIGKEAASTVETKLDEALQHQGSHRVGFLEFTEIPDVVREFRPQVTSAVPSTALTRSKNSGAPVADSHDHRIQKDDSARPAVKALAVPPKQVSPNAGTNIAAAIEAAAAHIPPGYVPKLVLLSEGNQTLGDAVSASIQCGIPIDVYPLPTRREQEVLVSEVRVPAEVRQGEPFFVEVIIHSNHDDEGLIEVYQADHKVVSERRSIKAGENSFRFRQSVDRERLADFTVRISELGQDTLLDNNSDFGLVYAAGNPRILIIESDPNLIRELAYGLEDEGIRTDVRPPQGMPDSLSDLQNYELLILSNVPATSLTQKQMQIVRTFVQELGGGFIMLGGEQSFGLGGYYKSTIEEILPVRSDFEKEKEKPSLAMVLSIDKSGSMSGEKIEMAKSAARSAVELLGLRDQVAVLAFDGETFVISKMQSASAKSTIDRNIARINAGGGTSMHPAMETAYEMLQSTSAKLKHVILLTDGVSSPGDFEGIAQTMVSARITLSTVAVGDGADTQLLEAIARIGKGRYYFTADPEQVPQIFAKETVTAGKSAIDEQPFLPLVIRATHALKDLDMDAAPFLLGYVVTRPKPTSEVILATETRDPLLSWWRYGLGMSAAFTSDAKNRWAAEWVTWPGFSKFWTQVVRQVMRKGDDRGIAVEIERRGRDVRLTLDATDDIGRFVNDAQVELTIIDPLLHRSRLVLPQDAPGRYATTFPTGPSGAYHMEMAVKKHDQVVYRQSRGLTVGYSDELRIRPTNESLLKNIARHSGGTYNPSTEAAFVGDSRRVTRPTALWPWLLTTAMGLLVLDVALRRIDFSLHWPFSRV